The genomic stretch AGGCTTTGAGGGAGGTCAGCTCTTTCTTATCGTCCACTTTCAGGGCTTCAGCATCCCGTTTCAGGCGCTGCTGCTGCTGGGCAGTCAGGCGGGCGCGCTGCTGCTTCGCCATGATGGCGAGGGCTTCATCCACGCCCAGGTCCTGGCCTTCCTTGCTGCGAATGACGCTGGTGATTTCCTTGGCGAACTCCACATCATCCACCTGCTCCTTGAGCTTTCCTTCACGAGCAAGCTGGGCGAACTTTTTGAAGCCCATCGAGTAGATGATCTCCTCAGCGGCTTCATCAATGGCGCGACGCTGATTGGCCACCACTTTTTTGGCGGCGCGGATGGCATCTTCATCCTTGTTTTTGTTCGCTTCGGTGAGCTGTTCCTGGGCCTTGCGCACATCGGTGGCGAGCTGCTTTTGCACGGCCACGACCTTGGCTGCACCTTCAGCGAGTTCTTTGGAGGTCAGGGCATTCAGGGCTCGATCCAGCCACTCCACGCGGCGGATGGTGGATTCACGCTCGATGCTGGCGGCCATGCTCGGCGTATCCGGGGAAGGCTTGTAAAGAGCCACCATGCTGTCCCAAATCTGCTCAGCACTCATGCGGCGGAGGACGGGGCCTGGGAAGTGGTACACTTCGCCAAGCTCCACGTCTTTGGCATAGGCGGCACGCTGGTAAGTGCTGCTGTTGTAAATGATGCGCAGATAGGCCTTCATGTCGTAGTTCACCTGCTTCATGGTCTCCTCAAGGAAGGTCATGAGCTGCGGATTGCTCGGCACGGTGGAGTCCGTGATTTCATCCACAGGCTCGATGACACCCACGCCCATCACCTTTTTCCAGAGACGGTTGGCGATGACGAGGGTGAAGCGGGGATTGTCCTTCGAGGCTACCCAAGAAGCATAAGCCTGGATGGGTTTTTGGCCTTCTTTGACGATGTTGCCGTCTTTGGAAAAGGCCGCCGGAATCATCGGCTCCACCACGCTCTTGGGCTTGGCATCTGTGTATTGATAGTCGTGAGGCAGGCGCAGGGGCTTTTTATCCGTCTCATCCAGCACGGTGTTGTAGCGCAGCGGGCGCAAAATCTCGTTCATGGCACGGCCAACATCTTTGCGGGCCAGCCCGGTCGCTTCGCCCATCATCATGGAGTCCATGGATTTATCGCCCTTGCCTGCCTTTTTGCCCTTGGCACTGCGGCCATAAAAGGCCTGGGCGAGAAGCGGATTCGACAGCCCGTTGCTGCCGGTCATGCCATTGCTGTGCGCGGCCATCTGGTAGTAGTCCATCTGGGTCCACTTATCGAAGGGGTGGTTGTGGCACTGGGCACACACCATGCTGGTGCCCAGGAAGACCTGGGTGGTGACAGCCATGTTATCCAGCGGCATGTTGTAATCGCGGATGTAAAAGCCCACGGCGCCGTTTTCATAGGTCTTGCCTTTGGCCGTCAGCATCTCCTGCACCATCTGGTCGTAGGGCTTGTTGGCCTTGAGGGAATCGCGGACCCAGTTGGAATAGGCGGCGCCGGCAGGCTGGCTATTACCCTGGGTAAGCTGGGATTTCACCCGCAGCAGATCGCTCCAGTAATTGGCGAAGTTCTGCACATAGCCATCGGAGGCCAGGAGATCATCAATGAGCTTGGCGCGTTTGTCCGCCGCAGGGTCGGCCAGGAAGTCCGTCGTTTCCTTGAGGGTCGGGATGCGGCCCGCGATGTCCAGGTAGATGCGGCGCACGAAAATCTCATCGGAGACTGGAGCGGTGGGCTGAATCTTTTCCTTTTCCAGCTTGGCCGAGACGAACTGGTCAATCTGCTTGGCTTTGGCCTGAATGTCGGTCAGGGACATTTCCTTGGCCTGCACCAGCCCCGCCAGCGCACAGGCCATGGCAGCCAGCGCCGTGGGTAAACGGTAGCCCGGAGTTTTCTGAGTGGAGATGGGTTTCATGGGAGTCTTTTTAAAACATGACGTGCAGTGCGGGGTGGCACGCTGCGATCCTGGGGGGCAGGACAGGGGCGGAAACGAGCCCCTGAGAGGCATCTTTCACGCCGTTTGAACGAAATAATTCGATTTCGAACCGGCAAGAGCCTTTCTGTTCTCCAGGGCAGAGCTTCCCGGAAGCCCCATTGAACTGCCGCGCTGAGGCCCTATTTGGCCTTTTTCAGAAACAGATGGGCATATTTTTCCATCCAGTCTTCCGGGAGGCGCATCGGCTTGCCTTGCGGCATCTGGACAAGGGCGAGCGATTGACGGCAGGTGATGAGCACCGTCTCCTCTCCCGCCCGGCGGATCTCGAAGGCGACCCAAAAGCGCACGCGCTCCACACTTTCCAGACGGCCTGAGATGACAAGCTCATCCCCTAGCGTGGCCGGTTTGCGATAGTCAATCTCCGTGCGGACCACGACGGGGTAAACCTGGGTCTGCGCCATGTCCCGCAGTTTCATGCCCAGCTTGGCCGCTAGGCGCGTGCGCGCGGTCTCGATCATCCGCAGGTAGGCGATGTTATGCACCACACCACCAATGTCGGTGTCAAAAAACATGACTTCCTCACGGGTCTCGATGGTGGTGCTGTCGTCGTTCATGGTGGTTTGGGGCGGTGTTCTGTGTTAAAGG from Prosthecobacter algae encodes the following:
- a CDS encoding DUF1549 domain-containing protein, which codes for MKPISTQKTPGYRLPTALAAMACALAGLVQAKEMSLTDIQAKAKQIDQFVSAKLEKEKIQPTAPVSDEIFVRRIYLDIAGRIPTLKETTDFLADPAADKRAKLIDDLLASDGYVQNFANYWSDLLRVKSQLTQGNSQPAGAAYSNWVRDSLKANKPYDQMVQEMLTAKGKTYENGAVGFYIRDYNMPLDNMAVTTQVFLGTSMVCAQCHNHPFDKWTQMDYYQMAAHSNGMTGSNGLSNPLLAQAFYGRSAKGKKAGKGDKSMDSMMMGEATGLARKDVGRAMNEILRPLRYNTVLDETDKKPLRLPHDYQYTDAKPKSVVEPMIPAAFSKDGNIVKEGQKPIQAYASWVASKDNPRFTLVIANRLWKKVMGVGVIEPVDEITDSTVPSNPQLMTFLEETMKQVNYDMKAYLRIIYNSSTYQRAAYAKDVELGEVYHFPGPVLRRMSAEQIWDSMVALYKPSPDTPSMAASIERESTIRRVEWLDRALNALTSKELAEGAAKVVAVQKQLATDVRKAQEQLTEANKNKDEDAIRAAKKVVANQRRAIDEAAEEIIYSMGFKKFAQLAREGKLKEQVDDVEFAKEITSVIRSKEGQDLGVDEALAIMAKQQRARLTAQQQQRLKRDAEALKVDDKKELTSLKAWENYRDTFMVRAADLRSPAPNGHFLREFGQSDRELVENSNDEASVGQALMLLNGKTFTQLLNPYTMISRALRRAETTEQTIDTVYLSLFSRKATAEEQELLKPVVEGKGSVGKGDALWAALNTRQFYFIQ
- a CDS encoding thioesterase family protein, with protein sequence MNDDSTTIETREEVMFFDTDIGGVVHNIAYLRMIETARTRLAAKLGMKLRDMAQTQVYPVVVRTEIDYRKPATLGDELVISGRLESVERVRFWVAFEIRRAGEETVLITCRQSLALVQMPQGKPMRLPEDWMEKYAHLFLKKAK